A part of Methanohalobium evestigatum Z-7303 genomic DNA contains:
- a CDS encoding DUF7288 family protein: MDISRLQISLKNDDTGQMHTLEAVMAAIIMVSVVVFAVQATSLTPLTSSTANTHIETQLQTMGYDIMDSLDHSEYGHESRLKTDLLNWSGNVYIWNGSSYVAKSNQSKQLNSSTSKMLENVLVKRGIAHNIHFIYIEEDGERIRSPYIYNGEPSDNAVIVSRKIVISNPDISDISKFSSKTGINDLNNSTDFYNIVDIQLTLWRI, encoded by the coding sequence ATGGATATATCCAGATTACAAATCAGTCTTAAAAATGATGATACGGGTCAGATGCATACCCTTGAAGCGGTAATGGCTGCAATTATCATGGTTTCAGTGGTCGTTTTTGCAGTGCAGGCAACATCGCTGACTCCTCTTACATCATCTACAGCCAACACACATATAGAAACACAATTACAGACAATGGGATATGATATCATGGATTCACTTGACCATTCAGAATATGGGCATGAGTCTCGATTAAAAACTGACCTGTTAAACTGGAGTGGTAATGTCTATATATGGAATGGGAGCTCATATGTAGCCAAATCCAATCAAAGTAAACAATTAAACAGTTCAACAAGCAAAATGCTGGAAAATGTACTGGTAAAACGTGGGATTGCTCACAATATACATTTTATTTATATAGAAGAAGATGGCGAAAGGATAAGGTCACCTTACATATATAATGGAGAGCCATCTGACAATGCAGTAATCGTATCTAGAAAGATTGTTATATCAAATCCTGATATATCAGATATTTCGAAATTTTCATCCAAAACTGGAATAAATGATTTAAACAATTCAACTGATTTTTATAATATTGTTGATATACAACTAACTTTATGGCGTATATAA
- a CDS encoding DUF7266 family protein, producing MIKRFLKDDSAVSVSVGSILIFSISVLAFIMVMNSFFSMMDQTEETVTREEFETYGNDMALQLTNVDTIISNTGKSGVNSLKYEFTIPDKVAGEYYSVNFSNKSNEITFESQNQVKVKVPYSVCNTQVETTTIYSSSTNHYFFYNSSKNLIEVH from the coding sequence ATGATTAAAAGGTTTTTAAAAGATGATAGTGCGGTTTCAGTTTCTGTTGGTTCAATCTTAATTTTCTCAATATCAGTGCTGGCATTTATTATGGTTATGAATTCCTTTTTTTCTATGATGGACCAGACAGAAGAGACAGTTACCCGTGAAGAGTTTGAAACCTACGGAAATGATATGGCTCTTCAGTTAACAAATGTAGATACAATCATTTCAAACACGGGTAAATCTGGTGTAAATAGTCTTAAGTATGAATTCACTATCCCTGATAAGGTAGCGGGTGAATATTATTCAGTCAATTTTTCCAATAAATCAAATGAGATAACTTTTGAATCCCAGAATCAGGTCAAGGTTAAAGTACCCTATTCAGTATGTAATACCCAAGTAGAGACAACTACCATATACAGTTCATCAACAAATCACTATTTCTTTTATAATTCGTCCAAAAACCTTATAGAAGTACACTGA